The Nitrogeniibacter aestuarii genome has a window encoding:
- a CDS encoding alginate export family protein, with the protein MYKTAIALAAGAISLAGATLPATAQAQSANPPESPRPLPQGPSRWAADYRFLKDPARRTEPLDAVRFHDLGPSAWLVLGGDMRYTHRTITNPDFALGPFKDDSFMMQRLQLHADLHLFDDAVRAFLQMQNTSTWGAKLPTPRDGNGTDVAQAFVDVNFTLGDTRSTVRVGRQEILFGQGALFNIGDLRNVRLAFDGVRGTVKARDGKRLDLVALQPIVYEDGAMNNRADEDTQIYGAYGTLPLSTGTALDVYAFTRHIESRLFQGVAGEEDRHTVGVRYFGNTEKYKWTWDVMAQAGEHADRDISAWGIRSLTQYKLDTPFKAALGVHFDVGSGGKPTGSTSRTFDGLYPKNGEYGIAGVTTQSNIILTGPSFILSPTPTTYVHMEVLKSWRQSTDDFVYLPGLRPVAGTRGNDERAIGTAYLVGGRWTPSQNIAIDLDLQHYAVDDAIKQAGGKDVRSAEFRISASF; encoded by the coding sequence ATGTACAAGACGGCCATCGCACTGGCCGCCGGCGCGATCTCGCTCGCCGGCGCCACCCTGCCCGCCACCGCTCAGGCCCAATCCGCCAACCCGCCCGAATCCCCCCGGCCCCTGCCGCAAGGCCCCTCACGCTGGGCCGCCGATTACCGCTTTCTCAAGGACCCGGCGCGACGGACCGAACCGCTCGATGCGGTGCGCTTTCACGATCTGGGGCCCTCGGCCTGGCTGGTGCTCGGCGGCGACATGCGCTACACCCACCGCACCATCACCAACCCGGACTTCGCCCTTGGCCCGTTCAAGGACGATTCCTTCATGATGCAGCGCCTCCAGCTGCATGCGGATCTTCACCTGTTCGACGACGCGGTGCGAGCCTTCCTGCAGATGCAGAACACCAGCACCTGGGGCGCCAAGCTGCCGACACCACGCGACGGTAACGGCACCGATGTGGCCCAGGCCTTCGTCGATGTGAACTTCACGCTCGGCGATACCCGCAGCACGGTGCGGGTCGGTCGCCAGGAGATCCTGTTCGGCCAGGGCGCCCTGTTCAACATCGGCGATTTGCGCAACGTGCGCCTCGCCTTTGACGGCGTGCGCGGCACCGTCAAGGCCCGGGACGGCAAACGCCTCGATCTGGTCGCGCTTCAACCCATCGTTTATGAAGACGGCGCCATGAACAACCGCGCCGATGAGGACACCCAGATCTACGGCGCTTACGGCACCCTGCCGCTGAGCACAGGCACGGCGCTCGACGTCTATGCCTTCACCCGCCATATCGAATCGCGCCTCTTCCAGGGCGTGGCCGGCGAAGAAGACCGGCACACCGTAGGCGTGCGCTACTTCGGCAACACCGAAAAGTACAAGTGGACCTGGGACGTCATGGCCCAGGCCGGCGAGCACGCCGACCGCGACATCAGCGCCTGGGGGATCCGCAGCCTCACCCAGTACAAGCTCGACACCCCCTTCAAGGCCGCGCTGGGGGTCCACTTCGACGTGGGCAGCGGCGGCAAACCCACCGGCTCGACCAGCAGAACCTTCGACGGTCTGTACCCCAAGAACGGGGAGTACGGCATTGCCGGCGTGACCACCCAGTCCAACATCATCCTGACCGGCCCCTCGTTCATTCTCTCGCCGACGCCCACGACCTACGTGCACATGGAAGTGCTGAAGAGCTGGCGCCAGAGCACCGACGATTTCGTCTATCTGCCGGGCCTGCGCCCGGTGGCTGGCACACGCGGCAACGACGAACGGGCTATCGGCACCGCCTACCTGGTCGGCGGGCGCTGGACCCCGAGCCAGAACATCGCCATCGACCTCGATCTGCAGCATTACGCGGTGGATGACGCCATCAAGCAGGCCGGCGGCAAGGACGTTCGCAGCGCCGAATTCCGCATCTCGGCCAGCTTCTGA
- a CDS encoding sigma-54-dependent transcriptional regulator, translating into MTQSILLVEDDDTLRSTVARFLKRLGFEVEAVGTGAAALAQLRTHRYALTLLDLHLPDMGGLDVLGASVDADDAAGSAPLFIVMTAYPEVRTAVASLKAGAYDYINKPFDLEDLRELIRRALETRQLRHEVAWRRAQARSASADELRGGTAVFLDMLETTHKVAAAGKVPVLIRGESGVGKEKIAHTIHQRSMRADGPWVTLNCASLPEGLLESELFGHERGAFTDAKHTKRGLLELADGGTLFLDEIGDLAPALQPKLLRVLETQRFRRLGGQTEISVDVRFVAATHRDLRAMIQDGSFREDLYFRLNVAAIDIPPLRDRQQDILTLARHFLEQVAPEIGIDVPAIAPEVPPLLLSYPWPGNIRELRNVMERAAILSGGGTISSTHLPRELHDERTPGAPAWAADPDTIRPLSEIEGEYIEHVLYLCGGNKTQAASLLGVTRATLRNKLTD; encoded by the coding sequence ATGACGCAATCGATTCTGCTCGTTGAAGACGACGACACCCTGCGCAGCACGGTGGCCCGCTTCCTCAAACGCCTGGGTTTCGAGGTCGAGGCCGTGGGCACCGGCGCCGCCGCGCTCGCGCAACTGCGCACGCACCGCTACGCGCTCACCCTGCTCGACCTGCATCTGCCCGACATGGGCGGGCTCGACGTGCTGGGCGCCAGCGTGGATGCGGACGATGCGGCCGGCAGCGCGCCCCTGTTCATCGTCATGACCGCCTATCCGGAGGTGCGCACCGCCGTCGCCAGCCTGAAGGCCGGAGCCTACGATTACATCAACAAGCCCTTCGATCTGGAGGACCTGCGCGAGCTGATCCGGCGCGCACTCGAGACGCGACAGCTGCGCCACGAGGTGGCATGGCGTCGGGCACAGGCCCGCAGCGCCAGCGCCGACGAGCTGCGTGGCGGCACCGCCGTCTTCCTCGACATGCTGGAGACCACCCACAAGGTGGCCGCCGCCGGCAAGGTGCCGGTGCTGATCCGGGGCGAGTCGGGCGTGGGCAAGGAGAAGATCGCCCACACCATCCATCAGCGCTCGATGCGGGCCGACGGCCCCTGGGTGACGCTCAATTGCGCCTCGCTCCCCGAGGGCCTGCTCGAATCCGAACTGTTCGGCCATGAGCGCGGCGCCTTCACCGACGCCAAGCACACCAAGCGGGGCCTGCTCGAACTGGCCGATGGGGGCACGCTGTTTCTCGACGAGATCGGCGATCTGGCGCCGGCCCTGCAGCCCAAGTTGCTACGCGTACTCGAAACCCAACGCTTCCGCCGCCTGGGCGGGCAGACCGAGATCAGCGTCGACGTGCGCTTCGTCGCCGCTACCCATCGCGACCTGCGCGCCATGATCCAGGACGGCAGCTTCCGCGAGGATCTCTACTTCCGCCTGAATGTGGCGGCCATCGACATCCCGCCCCTGCGCGACCGGCAGCAGGACATCCTGACCCTGGCGCGGCATTTTCTCGAGCAGGTGGCCCCTGAGATCGGCATCGACGTGCCCGCCATCGCCCCCGAAGTGCCGCCCCTGCTGCTCTCCTACCCGTGGCCGGGCAATATCCGCGAGCTGCGCAACGTGATGGAGCGAGCCGCGATTCTGTCCGGCGGCGGCACCATCAGCAGCACCCACCTGCCGCGGGAGCTGCATGACGAGCGGACACCCGGCGCCCCGGCCTGGGCCGCCGACCCCGACACGATTCGCCCGCTCAGCGAGATCGAGGGCGAATACATCGAGCACGTGCTCTACCTGTGCGGCGGCAACAAGACACAGGCGGCCAGTCTGCTCGGCGTCACCCGGGCGACCCTGCGCAACAAACTCACCGACTGA
- a CDS encoding ATP-binding protein, translating to MPTSAFLSLIRQRSLRRGFVAALLLCWVQMALADPAPVRSITVAVSDNSPPWVFRDADGQLQGLGVDRWSLWQDATGIKVTLHPVTYREAKDLLLAGKVDAIDFVSNADVEKDRLDISAAYMPSNLVLYFHKSISGIVDAKSTRGFLVGVRRGGVCPTELKDGGSFNLAPYPSFVALVDAALNGDIKVFCLPDQQAAYLLNRAGKASEFRHSPPLRTLTAHWAVLKGNDAMRELIAAGYARVDPEARQAVFDRWLGSMVDEPPAYLRHLAKAAAVTAFTVLILLVWLWTLRRSVKRRTADLLKAKRALAARVREQACLHAVFKASEDLNTPLRVMLHDVANALRSGFARPDTTAVAVQWDGQQLATGTSPDTARQLSTPLLAESQTHGHLTVAYEPAGDKADDESVRAQVQDMLELVAQRLATVFERRALQDQRRELDRQMFQMEKLTTVGELTMGLAHEIGNPLGGMKAVAQSLQYGPELSTESREDLARLESEIDRLSAFLRSFHGYAAQHAPTPEPCALRAALDDVLFWTRRDATSRKIAFTVGELDHLPPLQADRHQLKQVLLNLVMNAIQVQPDGGSITIAATPGRDHVELDVTDTGPGIAPDLLARIFEPFFTTRREGSGLGLPIVRKIVEDHGGKISIHSEPGRGTRVVLHWPIAIQVHDAIDSAR from the coding sequence TTGCCCACATCCGCATTCTTGTCCCTGATCCGGCAGCGCTCCCTGCGACGGGGCTTCGTTGCGGCGCTCCTGCTGTGCTGGGTGCAGATGGCCCTCGCCGACCCCGCGCCCGTGCGCTCGATCACCGTCGCGGTGAGCGACAACAGCCCGCCCTGGGTCTTTCGCGACGCCGACGGTCAACTCCAGGGGCTCGGGGTGGACCGGTGGTCCCTGTGGCAGGACGCCACCGGCATCAAGGTGACGCTTCACCCGGTCACCTACCGCGAGGCCAAGGACCTGTTGCTGGCCGGCAAGGTCGATGCCATCGACTTCGTCTCCAACGCCGATGTCGAGAAAGACCGGCTCGACATCTCGGCCGCCTACATGCCCTCGAATCTGGTGCTCTACTTCCACAAGAGCATCAGCGGCATCGTGGACGCGAAAAGCACGCGCGGTTTTCTGGTGGGCGTGCGTCGCGGGGGCGTGTGCCCGACCGAACTCAAGGATGGCGGCTCGTTCAACCTGGCGCCGTATCCGAGTTTCGTCGCCCTTGTGGACGCGGCCCTCAACGGCGACATCAAGGTGTTCTGCCTGCCCGATCAGCAGGCCGCCTACCTGCTCAACCGGGCCGGCAAGGCATCGGAGTTTCGCCACTCGCCGCCTCTGCGCACCCTCACGGCGCACTGGGCCGTCCTCAAGGGCAACGATGCCATGCGGGAGCTGATCGCGGCCGGCTATGCCCGGGTCGATCCGGAGGCACGGCAGGCCGTATTCGACCGCTGGCTCGGTTCGATGGTGGACGAGCCGCCCGCCTACCTGCGTCATCTGGCCAAGGCGGCGGCGGTGACCGCGTTTACCGTGCTGATCCTGCTGGTGTGGCTGTGGACCCTGCGGCGTTCGGTCAAGCGACGCACGGCCGACCTGCTGAAGGCCAAGCGCGCCCTCGCGGCGCGTGTGCGCGAGCAGGCCTGCCTGCACGCCGTCTTCAAGGCCAGCGAAGACCTGAACACCCCCTTGCGCGTCATGCTGCACGATGTCGCCAACGCCTTGCGCTCGGGTTTCGCCCGGCCCGACACCACCGCAGTGGCGGTCCAGTGGGACGGGCAACAGCTCGCCACCGGCACCTCGCCCGACACGGCCCGGCAGCTGTCCACCCCTCTGCTGGCGGAAAGCCAGACCCACGGCCACCTCACCGTCGCCTACGAACCGGCCGGTGACAAGGCCGATGACGAAAGCGTCCGGGCCCAGGTGCAGGACATGCTCGAACTGGTCGCCCAGCGACTGGCCACCGTGTTCGAACGGCGCGCCCTGCAGGACCAGCGCCGCGAGCTGGACCGCCAGATGTTCCAGATGGAGAAGCTCACCACGGTGGGCGAACTGACCATGGGGCTGGCGCATGAGATCGGCAACCCGCTGGGGGGCATGAAAGCGGTCGCCCAATCGCTGCAATACGGACCCGAACTCTCGACCGAGTCGCGCGAGGATCTGGCCCGGCTCGAATCCGAGATCGACCGGCTGTCGGCCTTTCTGCGCAGCTTCCATGGCTATGCCGCGCAGCATGCACCCACGCCGGAGCCATGCGCCTTGCGCGCCGCGCTCGACGACGTGCTGTTCTGGACGCGTCGCGATGCCACCAGCCGCAAGATCGCGTTCACGGTCGGCGAGCTCGATCACCTGCCGCCGCTGCAGGCCGACCGGCACCAGCTCAAGCAGGTGCTGCTCAACCTGGTGATGAACGCCATCCAGGTCCAGCCGGACGGGGGCTCGATCACCATCGCCGCGACCCCCGGGCGCGACCATGTCGAACTCGACGTGACCGACACCGGCCCCGGCATCGCCCCCGACCTGCTGGCCCGCATCTTCGAGCCCTTCTTCACCACACGCCGCGAAGGCAGCGGCCTGGGCTTGCCCATCGTGCGCAAGATCGTCGAGGATCACGGCGGCAAGATTTCCATCCACAGCGAACCGGGGCGGGGTACCCGGGTCGTCCTGCACTGGCCCATCGCCATCCAAGTCCATGACGCAATCGATTCTGCTCGTTGA
- a CDS encoding 2-hydroxymuconic semialdehyde dehydrogenase gives MRQIDHFINGGFTAGSTGKRFEKRSPLDNSVITRIAEGGKAEVDAAVKAARSALHGDWGRMTTAGRVEMLHAVADEITRRFDDFVQAEMEDTGQPAHVMEHVFIPRGAANFKIFADVIKNVPTEAFQMDTPDGEGALNYAIRVPKGVIGVISPWNAPFLLMTWKVGPALACGNTVIVKPSEETPNTAALLGEVMNAVGVPAGVYNVVNGFGPQSAGEYITSHPGVDAITFTGETRTGTAIMKAAAEGTRDVSFEMGGKNAGIVFADCDFDAAVEGVFRSAFLNSGQVCLGTERVYVERPIFDKFVTALKAKAESVKFGRPRDAGANYGPLISKEHQQKVLSYYKKAVDEGATLVTGGGVPEMGGELAEGNWVQPTIWTGLPETASVVREEIFGPCCHIRPFDSEDEVVNLANNTDYGLSTTIWTTNLARAHRMAARVDVGITWINSWFLRDLRTAFGGSKQSGIGREGGVHSLEFYTELRNVCIKL, from the coding sequence ATGCGTCAGATCGATCACTTCATCAATGGCGGCTTCACCGCCGGCAGCACCGGCAAGCGCTTCGAAAAGCGCTCGCCCCTCGACAACTCGGTGATCACCCGCATTGCCGAAGGCGGCAAGGCCGAGGTGGATGCGGCGGTGAAGGCGGCGCGCAGCGCGCTGCACGGTGACTGGGGTCGCATGACCACGGCCGGCCGTGTCGAGATGCTCCATGCGGTGGCCGACGAGATCACCCGCCGCTTCGACGACTTCGTGCAGGCCGAGATGGAAGACACCGGCCAGCCGGCGCATGTGATGGAGCATGTGTTCATCCCGCGTGGCGCGGCCAACTTCAAGATCTTCGCCGACGTGATCAAGAACGTGCCGACCGAGGCTTTCCAGATGGACACCCCGGATGGCGAAGGTGCGCTCAATTACGCGATTCGCGTGCCCAAGGGCGTGATCGGTGTGATCAGCCCGTGGAATGCCCCCTTCCTGCTCATGACCTGGAAGGTCGGCCCGGCCCTGGCCTGCGGCAATACCGTGATCGTGAAGCCCTCGGAAGAGACCCCGAACACCGCCGCCCTGCTGGGCGAGGTGATGAACGCGGTCGGCGTGCCCGCCGGCGTTTATAACGTGGTCAACGGCTTTGGCCCGCAGTCGGCCGGTGAGTACATCACCAGCCATCCGGGTGTGGATGCCATCACCTTCACGGGTGAAACCCGTACCGGCACGGCGATCATGAAAGCCGCCGCCGAAGGCACCCGTGACGTGTCCTTCGAGATGGGTGGCAAGAACGCCGGCATCGTGTTCGCCGATTGCGATTTCGACGCCGCGGTCGAAGGCGTCTTCCGCTCCGCCTTCCTCAACAGTGGTCAGGTCTGCCTGGGCACCGAGCGGGTCTATGTGGAGCGCCCGATCTTCGACAAGTTCGTCACTGCGCTCAAGGCCAAGGCAGAGTCGGTGAAATTCGGCCGCCCGCGCGACGCCGGTGCCAACTACGGCCCGCTGATCAGCAAGGAGCACCAGCAGAAGGTGCTCTCCTACTACAAGAAGGCGGTCGATGAAGGCGCCACCCTTGTCACCGGCGGTGGCGTGCCCGAGATGGGCGGCGAGCTGGCCGAGGGCAACTGGGTGCAGCCGACCATCTGGACCGGCCTGCCCGAGACCGCCTCGGTGGTGCGCGAAGAGATCTTCGGCCCCTGCTGCCACATCCGTCCCTTCGACAGCGAAGACGAAGTGGTGAATCTGGCCAACAACACCGACTACGGCCTGTCGACCACCATCTGGACCACAAACCTCGCGCGCGCCCACCGCATGGCGGCCCGTGTCGACGTAGGCATCACCTGGATCAACAGCTGGTTCCTGCGCGACCTGCGCACCGCTTTCGGCGGCTCCAAGCAGTCGGGTATCGGCCGTGAGGGTGGCGTTCACTCTCTCGAGTTTTACACCGAACTACGCAACGTCTGCATCAAGCTATGA
- the dmpE gene encoding 2-oxopent-4-enoate hydratase: MNEELINQCGDELYTAWLERKTLAPLTERYPEIELEDAYRIALRYIDRRVQTGETIVGKKIGVTSKPVQDFLGVYQPDFGQLTSGMVYEDGATIDLGTLIQPKAEAELAFVLKEDLTGPGITAMDVIRATDYVVPCFEIVDSRITDWKIKIEDTVADNASCGVYVLGKTKGDPRKLDITLAGMVLEKNGELFSTGVGAAVQGSPANAVAWLANTLGELGIPFKAGEVILSGSQSALVPVTGGDELVCHVGGLGSCSIKFSGRSAV, from the coding sequence ATGAACGAAGAACTGATCAACCAATGCGGTGACGAGCTCTACACCGCCTGGCTTGAGCGCAAGACCCTCGCGCCGCTGACCGAGCGTTATCCCGAGATCGAACTCGAGGACGCCTACAGGATCGCGCTGCGCTACATCGACCGTCGCGTTCAGACGGGCGAGACCATCGTGGGCAAGAAGATCGGTGTCACCTCCAAGCCGGTGCAGGACTTCCTCGGCGTGTATCAGCCGGACTTCGGCCAGCTGACCTCGGGCATGGTCTATGAGGACGGCGCCACCATCGACCTGGGCACGCTGATCCAGCCCAAGGCCGAGGCCGAGCTGGCCTTCGTGCTCAAGGAAGATCTGACCGGACCGGGCATCACCGCCATGGACGTGATCCGCGCCACCGACTACGTGGTGCCGTGCTTCGAGATCGTCGATTCGCGCATCACTGACTGGAAGATCAAGATCGAGGACACCGTGGCGGACAACGCCTCCTGCGGCGTCTATGTGCTCGGCAAGACGAAGGGCGATCCGCGCAAGCTGGACATCACCCTGGCCGGCATGGTGCTGGAGAAGAACGGCGAGCTGTTCTCCACCGGCGTCGGCGCCGCCGTGCAGGGTTCCCCGGCCAACGCCGTGGCGTGGCTGGCCAACACCCTGGGCGAGCTGGGCATCCCCTTCAAGGCCGGCGAGGTGATCCTCTCCGGATCGCAGTCGGCCCTGGTGCCGGTCACCGGCGGTGACGAACTGGTCTGCCATGTGGGCGGGCTGGGCAGCTGCAGCATCAAATTCTCGGGCAGGAGCGCCGTATGA
- the dmpH gene encoding 2-oxo-3-hexenedioate decarboxylase — translation MSMETTLSREDIVRLTERIEGAQTRAYAIPKLTNEYPNMTHGDGYAVQTELRRRFIAQGHRHVGWKAGLTSKAKMQQMGVNVPSIGFLTDRMARPENSAISTGDLVHPRVECEVAFVTKADLAGPNCTKEDVLAATDYVLPAVEIIDSRFSGFKFDLESVIADNGSSARYVGGGRARDPKDLDLRTLGVVMEKNGEMVAMGASAAVLGHPAEAVAMLVNILAEMGETLPAGSFVMSGGITEAIAVKPGDNVIARFQELGSVSMRFVE, via the coding sequence ATGAGCATGGAAACGACACTCAGCCGCGAAGACATCGTGCGCCTGACCGAGCGCATCGAAGGCGCCCAGACCCGCGCCTACGCGATCCCCAAGCTGACCAACGAATACCCCAACATGACCCACGGCGACGGCTACGCCGTGCAGACGGAGCTGCGCCGCCGCTTCATCGCCCAGGGCCACCGTCATGTGGGCTGGAAGGCGGGGCTCACCTCGAAAGCCAAGATGCAGCAGATGGGCGTGAACGTGCCCTCCATCGGCTTCCTGACCGACCGCATGGCCCGCCCGGAAAACTCCGCCATTTCCACCGGCGACCTGGTGCACCCGCGCGTCGAGTGCGAGGTGGCGTTCGTGACCAAGGCGGATCTGGCCGGCCCGAACTGCACGAAAGAAGACGTGCTGGCCGCGACCGACTATGTGCTGCCGGCGGTGGAGATCATCGATTCGCGCTTTTCCGGCTTCAAGTTCGACCTGGAGAGCGTGATTGCCGACAACGGCTCCTCCGCCCGCTATGTCGGCGGCGGTCGTGCCCGCGATCCGAAGGACCTGGATCTGCGCACCCTGGGCGTGGTGATGGAAAAGAACGGCGAGATGGTGGCCATGGGCGCCTCCGCCGCCGTGCTCGGTCACCCGGCCGAAGCCGTGGCCATGCTGGTGAACATCCTCGCCGAGATGGGCGAAACCCTGCCGGCCGGCAGCTTCGTCATGAGCGGCGGCATCACCGAAGCCATTGCCGTGAAGCCGGGCGACAACGTGATCGCGCGCTTCCAAGAGCTGGGCAGCGTATCGATGCGGTTTGTGGAGTAG
- a CDS encoding acetaldehyde dehydrogenase (acetylating) translates to MKKIRCALIGSGNIGTDLIYKIQRSPVLEPVWMVGIDPESEGLKRARDMGLKTTAEGVDGLLPHVLEDNIQIAFDATSAYVHGENSRKLNELGVMMIDLTPAAIGPLCVPPVNLREHAEKVEMNVNMISCAGQATIPIVNAVVQVQSVGYAEIIASLSSKSIGPGTRANLDEFTYTTSNALEKVGGARKGKALAIINPAEPPMIMRNTIYCLTDEAPDEAKIIESVRKMIGEVQKYVPGYKLVNGPVFDEVPQGHRVAVYMEVAGLGDYLPTYAGNLDIMTAAACRTAEMFAEEILAGKIQLKATEAA, encoded by the coding sequence ATGAAGAAGATTCGTTGTGCACTGATCGGCTCGGGCAACATCGGCACCGACCTGATCTACAAGATCCAGCGCAGCCCGGTGCTCGAACCGGTGTGGATGGTGGGTATCGATCCGGAATCCGAAGGCCTGAAGCGGGCCCGCGACATGGGCCTGAAAACCACGGCCGAGGGCGTGGACGGCCTGTTGCCGCATGTGCTCGAAGACAACATCCAGATAGCCTTCGACGCCACCTCCGCCTATGTGCATGGGGAGAACAGCCGCAAGCTCAACGAGCTGGGCGTGATGATGATCGACCTGACCCCGGCCGCCATCGGCCCCCTGTGCGTGCCGCCGGTGAACCTGCGCGAGCATGCAGAAAAAGTGGAAATGAACGTGAACATGATCTCCTGCGCCGGGCAGGCGACGATTCCCATCGTCAATGCCGTGGTGCAGGTGCAGAGCGTCGGCTACGCCGAGATCATCGCCTCGCTCTCGTCCAAGTCCATCGGCCCGGGCACCCGGGCCAACCTGGATGAATTCACCTACACCACCTCCAACGCGCTGGAGAAGGTCGGTGGCGCGCGCAAGGGCAAGGCGCTGGCGATCATCAACCCGGCCGAGCCGCCGATGATCATGCGCAACACCATCTACTGCCTGACCGACGAAGCGCCGGACGAAGCGAAGATCATCGAATCCGTGCGCAAGATGATCGGTGAAGTGCAGAAGTACGTGCCCGGCTACAAGCTGGTGAACGGCCCGGTCTTCGACGAAGTGCCGCAGGGCCATCGCGTGGCGGTGTACATGGAAGTGGCCGGCCTGGGCGACTACCTGCCCACCTACGCCGGCAACCTGGACATCATGACCGCCGCCGCCTGCCGCACCGCCGAAATGTTCGCCGAGGAGATCCTCGCGGGCAAGATCCAACTCAAAGCCACGGAGGCCGCGTGA
- the dmpG gene encoding 4-hydroxy-2-oxovalerate aldolase: MTDSNLKGRKVILHDMCLRDGMHAKREQISVEQMVKVATALDDAGVPYIQVTHGAGMGGNSLQHGFALASNEEYISAVAAAVKQTKISVLLIPGLGTMRELQAAYDAGARSVHVATHCTEADTAPQHIAFCRKLGMDTTGFLMMAHLNDAKGIAAQGKLMESYGAQTVYVTDSAGYMLPQDVKDRIGALRDVLKPETEIGFHGHHNMGMGIANSIAAIEAGASRIDGSVAGLGAGAGNTPLEVFLAVCDRMGIETGVDLFKLMDVAEDIIVPMMDHMVRVDRDSLTLGFAGVYSTFLLHAKRAAERFGVPARDVLVELGRRKMIGGQEDMIIDTAMTMAKERGLLKDVA, from the coding sequence ATGACGGACTCGAACCTCAAGGGCCGCAAGGTCATCCTCCATGACATGTGTCTGCGCGACGGCATGCACGCCAAGCGCGAGCAGATCAGCGTCGAGCAGATGGTCAAGGTCGCCACCGCGCTGGATGACGCCGGCGTCCCCTACATCCAGGTGACCCACGGCGCCGGCATGGGCGGCAACTCCCTGCAGCACGGTTTCGCCCTGGCGAGCAACGAGGAATACATCAGCGCCGTGGCCGCCGCGGTCAAGCAGACGAAAATCTCCGTGCTGCTGATCCCGGGCCTGGGCACCATGCGCGAACTGCAGGCAGCCTACGATGCGGGCGCCCGCAGCGTGCACGTGGCCACCCACTGCACCGAGGCCGACACGGCCCCGCAGCACATCGCCTTCTGCCGCAAGCTGGGCATGGACACCACCGGCTTCCTGATGATGGCCCACCTCAACGACGCCAAGGGCATCGCGGCGCAGGGCAAGCTGATGGAAAGCTACGGCGCCCAGACCGTGTATGTGACCGACTCGGCCGGCTACATGCTGCCGCAGGACGTCAAGGACCGCATCGGCGCGCTGCGTGACGTGCTCAAGCCCGAGACCGAAATCGGCTTCCACGGTCATCACAACATGGGCATGGGCATCGCCAACTCGATCGCCGCCATCGAAGCCGGCGCCAGCCGCATCGACGGTTCCGTGGCCGGCCTGGGTGCCGGCGCCGGCAACACCCCGCTCGAAGTGTTCCTGGCCGTGTGTGACCGCATGGGCATCGAGACCGGGGTGGACCTGTTCAAGCTCATGGACGTGGCCGAAGACATCATCGTGCCGATGATGGATCACATGGTCCGCGTTGATCGCGATTCGCTCACCCTGGGTTTTGCCGGGGTGTATTCCACCTTCCTGCTGCACGCCAAGCGCGCCGCCGAACGCTTCGGCGTGCCGGCCCGTGACGTGCTGGTCGAGCTGGGCCGCCGGAAGATGATCGGCGGTCAGGAAGACATGATCATCGACACCGCCATGACCATGGCCAAGGAACGCGGTTTGCTCAAGGACGTCGCCTGA
- a CDS encoding catechol 2,3-dioxygenase: MAMRGILRLGEVQIRVLDMAEAKQHYGKYMGLHEMMTDAEGRVYFKAWNEKDHHSVVLRETDRAGLDHFAYKVFDDATLTELQRKIEAFGIEVENVAAGVYPKSGRRIKFRVPTGQEMHLYAEKEYVGNSLGETNPGTLPDEGVIRGMRIDGLDHLFILGPNMPDTVRLFSEVFEFDLAEELVDEPGGNQILTFFSCSSRAHDIAFGMHPEPGRFHHASFRLNSTEDHVYAGDLMGKYGVPIEQNDRHGITGVKTIYFFDPSGNRNEIFTGGHTRYPDTPKLTWTMDHLGLAAFAQSLHVPETFLGVST; the protein is encoded by the coding sequence ATGGCAATGAGAGGCATCCTTCGCCTGGGCGAAGTCCAGATTCGCGTGCTCGACATGGCGGAAGCCAAGCAGCACTACGGCAAGTACATGGGCCTGCACGAAATGATGACCGACGCCGAGGGCAGGGTCTATTTCAAGGCCTGGAACGAGAAGGACCACCACAGCGTGGTGCTGCGCGAGACCGATCGCGCCGGCCTCGATCATTTCGCCTACAAGGTGTTCGACGACGCCACCCTGACCGAGCTGCAACGCAAGATCGAAGCCTTCGGTATCGAGGTTGAAAACGTCGCTGCCGGTGTTTATCCCAAGAGCGGCCGGCGCATCAAGTTCCGCGTCCCCACCGGCCAGGAAATGCATCTGTATGCCGAGAAGGAATACGTGGGCAACTCGCTGGGCGAGACCAATCCGGGCACGCTGCCCGACGAAGGCGTGATTCGCGGCATGCGCATCGACGGGCTGGATCACCTGTTCATCCTCGGCCCGAACATGCCCGATACCGTGCGTCTGTTTTCCGAGGTGTTCGAATTCGACCTGGCTGAAGAGCTGGTGGACGAGCCGGGCGGCAACCAGATCCTGACCTTCTTCAGCTGCTCGTCACGCGCCCACGATATCGCCTTCGGCATGCATCCGGAGCCGGGCCGCTTCCACCATGCGTCCTTCCGTCTCAATTCGACGGAAGACCATGTCTATGCGGGCGACCTGATGGGCAAGTACGGCGTGCCCATCGAGCAGAACGACCGCCACGGCATCACCGGCGTGAAGACCATCTATTTCTTCGACCCGTCGGGTAACCGTAACGAGATCTTCACCGGCGGTCACACCCGCTACCCGGACACCCCGAAACTGACCTGGACCATGGACCACCTCGGCCTGGCCGCCTTCGCCCAGTCGCTGCACGTGCCCGAGACCTTCCTCGGCGTGTCGACCTGA